A genomic window from Halorubrum lacusprofundi ATCC 49239 includes:
- a CDS encoding TRAP transporter permease: MSTETAATEHESGLLRGLDVTVTAAALLFWAGVLGWAHTQAISQVRFATAFVGGILTVYALNETRLAISDGDWIDGAVLIASSVALMTASAFFAINFQDVYLQRQGYALEHEYMLARLVIISLMYLTWREFGNVFLGLIFAVFGYAMYGNLVPGVLGHAGMQQATLLQATVTDLYGFYGSLTQITASWIAPFLLYAGLLFAYGAFDLILRVAIVAGKYIESGIAQTAVLSSAIIGSINGSYTANAAMTGSFTIPTMQEAGMKGHRAAGIEAVASTSGQVLPPVMGASAFVMASYLGVPYLDIVVAGLVPAAILVVSISVAVHYLAISDTSSQEMEFSEFFDEELSTEKKVFEALRFGIPFALLIYLLGIAQYTVMTSALYTVVAMMITGVLMPPLQRIVDNSGIGPGGEFVTQVKNTVHGIRRGAVILAPIAIILVVISGVVNLFSTTGIPAKLALLLISISGGVLLFAVLLGMAVAILMGVGMPTVAAYVIVAILIVPTFVSDFGVEPITAHYTMFYAAILAGITPPVATAAVIAAGIAEANFWRTCGAAIRIAAPLFVLPVAFVYNPGLISMDPGLTTLYVGLLVLLGAVAIIYGLNYPFKMRPGRKIGTRALLATLGILIMAYPSNVAKIAGIAVFAAVFIAEKVMIRGLSLPFSKGASQ, encoded by the coding sequence ATGAGCACAGAAACGGCCGCGACGGAACACGAATCCGGACTGCTGCGGGGGCTCGACGTGACCGTCACGGCGGCGGCGCTGCTGTTCTGGGCCGGCGTCCTCGGTTGGGCACACACGCAGGCGATCTCGCAGGTGCGGTTCGCCACCGCGTTCGTGGGCGGCATCCTGACCGTGTACGCGCTCAACGAGACGCGGCTCGCCATCTCGGACGGCGACTGGATCGACGGCGCCGTGTTGATCGCCTCGTCGGTGGCGCTGATGACCGCGTCGGCGTTCTTCGCGATCAACTTCCAGGACGTGTATCTCCAACGGCAGGGGTACGCGCTCGAACACGAGTACATGCTCGCGCGCCTCGTCATCATCTCGCTGATGTACCTCACGTGGCGCGAGTTCGGGAACGTATTCCTCGGACTCATCTTCGCCGTGTTCGGGTACGCGATGTACGGGAACCTCGTCCCGGGCGTGTTGGGTCACGCGGGAATGCAACAGGCGACGCTGCTGCAGGCGACGGTCACCGACCTGTACGGGTTTTACGGGAGCCTCACGCAGATCACGGCCTCGTGGATCGCACCGTTCCTGCTGTACGCCGGCCTGCTGTTCGCGTACGGCGCGTTCGACCTCATCCTGCGGGTCGCCATCGTGGCGGGGAAGTACATCGAGTCGGGAATCGCCCAGACCGCCGTGCTCTCCTCAGCGATCATCGGCTCGATCAACGGCTCGTACACCGCCAACGCGGCGATGACGGGCTCGTTCACCATCCCGACGATGCAGGAAGCCGGGATGAAAGGCCACCGCGCGGCTGGCATCGAAGCCGTCGCCTCGACCTCCGGACAGGTGCTCCCGCCCGTGATGGGGGCGTCCGCGTTCGTGATGGCGTCGTACCTCGGTGTTCCGTACCTCGACATCGTCGTCGCCGGCCTCGTACCGGCCGCGATCTTGGTCGTGTCCATCTCTGTCGCCGTCCACTACCTCGCCATCTCCGACACCAGTAGCCAGGAGATGGAGTTCTCCGAGTTCTTCGACGAAGAGCTCTCGACGGAAAAGAAGGTGTTCGAGGCGCTCCGCTTCGGCATCCCGTTCGCGCTACTCATCTACCTCCTCGGGATCGCCCAGTACACGGTGATGACGTCCGCGCTGTACACGGTAGTCGCGATGATGATCACCGGCGTACTCATGCCGCCGCTCCAGCGGATCGTGGACAACTCCGGGATCGGACCGGGAGGAGAGTTCGTCACGCAGGTGAAAAACACCGTCCACGGGATCCGGCGTGGTGCCGTCATCCTGGCACCGATCGCGATCATCCTGGTCGTCATCAGCGGCGTCGTGAATCTGTTCAGCACGACCGGCATCCCGGCGAAACTCGCACTGCTGCTCATCAGCATCTCGGGCGGCGTGCTGCTGTTCGCGGTGCTGCTCGGGATGGCCGTCGCCATCCTGATGGGCGTCGGCATGCCGACGGTCGCTGCGTACGTCATCGTGGCCATCCTGATCGTGCCGACCTTCGTCTCCGACTTCGGCGTCGAACCCATCACGGCCCACTACACGATGTTCTACGCGGCTATCCTCGCGGGGATCACGCCACCCGTGGCGACCGCAGCAGTGATAGCGGCGGGGATTGCGGAGGCGAACTTCTGGCGGACCTGTGGCGCTGCGATTCGGATCGCGGCGCCGCTTTTCGTCCTCCCGGTTGCGTTCGTCTACAACCCCGGTCTGATCTCGATGGATCCCGGACTCACCACGCTGTACGTCGGGCTGCTCGTGCTGCTCGGCGCGGTGGCGATCATCTACGGGCTGAACTACCCGTTCAAGATGCGCCCCGGGCGGAAGATCGGCACGCGCGCCCTGCTCGCGACGCTCGGTATCCTCATCATGGCGTACCCGAGCAACGTCGCGAAGATTGCGGGGATCGCCGTCTTCGCCGCCGTCTTCATCGCTGAGAAGGTGATGATCCGCGGTCTCTCACTGCCGTTCAGCAAGGGGGCAAGCCAATGA
- a CDS encoding acetyl-CoA hydrolase/transferase C-terminal domain-containing protein has translation MSPGPSPGPVESRLHDDVPIVDAESAAAAIDPGATVLTSGFGSVGYPKAIPLALASSPRDLSLTLVASGKVGDKIDVELVGSGQVERRFSYQSSRVAREKTDTREIAFSDRNASSIGDEVQYGGLVDPDVAVVEAVAVGEDWFIPSTSLGQVPAFVEAADTLFVELNRHQPLELQTLHDVYRPDAPPNRGPIPLSDPGERIGTPHVEFDSEKLAGVVETDLADSTYTFRDPTDDDLAIAANLGSFLRREMDRSPVFDDAIHLQFGVGSLGNALMGELKEMDFGGRDVVYFGELIQDGLFDMLDAGRLESASATSLALTDEGQQRLFDDVERYAEDVVLRPADISNHPSLINQFGVVGVNSAIEVDIYGNVNSTHVHGERMINGVGGSADYNRNALVTVCALPSTLNDGAVSRIVPQTFHVDHTEHDVDIFVTEQGVADVRGLSPVERAELVVERCAHPEYAPELRSYLDDVSEREYHIPQDIKRAAEWFE, from the coding sequence ATGAGTCCCGGTCCCAGTCCCGGCCCCGTCGAGAGCCGTCTCCACGACGACGTGCCGATCGTCGACGCGGAGTCGGCGGCCGCTGCGATCGATCCCGGAGCGACGGTGCTCACGAGCGGCTTCGGCAGCGTCGGCTACCCGAAGGCGATCCCGCTCGCGCTGGCGTCGTCGCCCCGCGATCTGTCGCTCACCCTCGTCGCCAGTGGGAAGGTCGGCGATAAGATCGACGTCGAGCTCGTCGGCTCCGGTCAGGTCGAGCGGCGCTTTTCCTACCAATCCTCGCGGGTCGCCCGCGAGAAGACCGACACCCGCGAGATCGCCTTCAGCGACCGAAACGCCTCCTCGATCGGCGACGAGGTCCAGTACGGAGGGCTCGTCGATCCCGATGTCGCCGTCGTCGAGGCAGTCGCCGTCGGCGAGGACTGGTTCATTCCCTCCACGTCGCTCGGGCAGGTCCCCGCGTTCGTCGAGGCCGCCGACACGCTGTTCGTGGAGCTGAACCGCCACCAGCCGCTCGAACTCCAGACGCTCCACGACGTGTACCGGCCCGATGCGCCCCCGAACCGCGGGCCGATCCCGCTGTCGGACCCCGGCGAGCGCATCGGCACCCCGCACGTCGAGTTCGACTCCGAGAAGCTCGCGGGCGTCGTCGAGACGGATCTCGCCGATTCGACGTACACGTTCCGCGACCCGACCGACGACGACCTCGCCATCGCCGCCAACCTCGGGTCGTTCCTCCGCCGCGAGATGGACCGATCCCCGGTGTTCGACGACGCGATCCACCTCCAGTTCGGCGTCGGATCGCTCGGTAACGCCCTGATGGGCGAGCTGAAGGAGATGGACTTCGGCGGCCGCGACGTGGTGTACTTCGGCGAGCTCATCCAAGACGGGCTCTTCGACATGCTCGATGCCGGACGGCTGGAGTCCGCCAGCGCCACGTCGCTCGCGCTTACCGACGAAGGGCAACAGCGACTCTTCGATGATGTCGAGCGGTACGCCGAGGACGTGGTGCTCCGGCCGGCCGATATCTCCAACCACCCCAGCCTTATCAACCAATTCGGCGTCGTCGGCGTCAACAGCGCCATTGAGGTCGACATCTACGGCAACGTCAACTCCACACACGTCCATGGCGAGCGCATGATAAACGGCGTCGGCGGCTCGGCCGACTACAACCGGAACGCGCTCGTCACCGTCTGTGCGCTCCCCTCCACGCTGAACGACGGTGCAGTCTCGCGGATCGTCCCGCAGACCTTCCACGTCGATCACACCGAACACGACGTCGACATCTTCGTCACCGAGCAGGGCGTCGCCGACGTGCGCGGACTGTCGCCGGTCGAGCGCGCCGAGCTGGTCGTCGAGCGCTGTGCGCATCCTGAGTATGCGCCCGAGCTGCGCTCGTACCTCGACGATGTCTCCGAGCGAGAGTATCACATCCCGCAGGACATCAAGCGTGCGGCGGAGTGGTTCGAGTGA
- a CDS encoding TAXI family TRAP transporter solute-binding subunit, giving the protein MTDDSVNRRKFLYGTGAVGITGLAGCSGGGDGGDGSDGSDGSDGSDGSDGSDGGSGDLSLRVGTSAGGTQDVGLAVERAVSQESDTLSYSTIESPGYVGTIRRMANNQFNAGITDNNSLSKAIDGTGAFEEQGVDRIPQYGFYAFPYSIYIIARDGTGIETFDDLAGKNVYPAEPGYSTRATTLDVWSQEPTADIYDQMNIQNMGVDSAPGAMEEGNIDACIAYGTPGVRYTGFVQEIASRIDIHYVEPTDALRQSAESYPGAGSGTTSYADWPIADADIGTDELFHWNLEVNYTFNPEANPDAVYELCRVVDEHNDTVNEGEAQFNDFESTEDMLGSARENIPVHRGAVQYYKDNDAWDDNLTEGDSA; this is encoded by the coding sequence ATGACAGACGACTCAGTCAATCGACGGAAGTTCCTGTACGGTACCGGCGCGGTCGGCATCACCGGACTCGCTGGCTGTAGCGGCGGCGGCGACGGCGGCGACGGATCGGACGGCTCCGATGGTTCTGATGGATCGGATGGGTCGGACGGCTCCGACGGCGGCAGCGGGGATCTCTCGCTGCGCGTCGGGACGTCGGCCGGTGGGACGCAGGACGTTGGGCTCGCCGTCGAGCGCGCGGTGAGCCAGGAGAGCGACACCCTGAGCTACTCGACGATCGAGAGTCCGGGCTACGTCGGAACGATCCGCCGGATGGCCAACAACCAGTTCAACGCCGGCATCACCGACAACAACTCGCTGTCGAAGGCGATCGACGGCACCGGCGCGTTCGAGGAACAGGGCGTCGATCGCATCCCGCAGTACGGCTTCTACGCGTTCCCGTACAGCATCTACATCATCGCCCGCGACGGCACGGGGATCGAGACGTTCGACGACCTCGCCGGGAAGAACGTCTACCCCGCTGAGCCGGGGTACTCGACCCGCGCGACGACGCTCGACGTCTGGTCGCAGGAGCCGACGGCGGACATCTACGACCAGATGAACATCCAGAACATGGGTGTCGACTCCGCGCCCGGCGCGATGGAGGAGGGCAACATCGACGCCTGCATCGCGTACGGCACGCCCGGCGTGCGGTACACCGGCTTCGTCCAAGAGATCGCCTCCCGCATCGACATCCACTACGTCGAGCCGACGGACGCGCTCCGTCAGTCCGCCGAGTCGTACCCGGGTGCCGGGAGCGGCACGACGAGCTACGCCGACTGGCCCATCGCCGACGCCGACATCGGCACGGACGAGCTGTTCCACTGGAACCTCGAAGTGAACTACACGTTCAACCCCGAGGCGAACCCGGATGCCGTCTACGAGCTGTGCCGCGTCGTCGACGAGCACAACGACACGGTCAACGAGGGCGAAGCCCAGTTCAACGACTTCGAGTCCACCGAGGACATGCTCGGTTCGGCCCGTGAGAACATCCCGGTCCACCGCGGTGCCGTGCAGTACTACAAGGACAACGACGCGTGGGACGACAACCTGACCGAAGGCGACAGCGCCTGA
- a CDS encoding DUF7126 family protein: MTDQPIAVVAGPDEHGLGEELEALGVEIRRIEGLVTADALSEVGIAEAAYFVLTDVEEATGIPIAKELNPDVLAVTYAERSLPEFVAGVADLAIDPALMGPETVAEELVDGADDRAA, encoded by the coding sequence ATGACAGACCAGCCTATCGCCGTCGTCGCCGGCCCCGACGAGCACGGGCTCGGCGAGGAACTCGAAGCGCTCGGCGTCGAAATCCGCCGGATCGAGGGGCTCGTCACCGCCGACGCGCTCTCCGAGGTCGGGATCGCCGAGGCCGCCTACTTCGTCCTCACGGACGTGGAGGAGGCGACCGGCATCCCGATCGCCAAGGAACTGAATCCGGACGTGCTCGCGGTGACGTACGCGGAGCGGTCGCTGCCGGAGTTCGTCGCCGGTGTCGCCGACCTCGCGATCGACCCGGCCCTAATGGGGCCCGAGACGGTCGCAGAAGAGCTGGTCGACGGCGCCGACGACCGCGCGGCGTAG
- the lhgO gene encoding L-2-hydroxyglutarate oxidase: protein MMRHDVAIVGGGCVGLSVAKHLTERTDLDVAVLEKEHHLASHQSGRNSGVLHPGFNYPPDSKKARFATEGTARMKAYCEEHDVPCEELGVLVVATDDEEEARLDDLAEQAEANGVAYELLDSRKAIRQHEPHAEGQAALHAPEAASVDAEQYVYALAREVREAGVTVYTGYEVSQIEAAAEGYRLDTSNGRFEVSYLVNAAGLHADTLAHQVGVGEEYQVVPFRGEYYEVRPERAELCETMIYPTPNPELPFLGVHYTRRTDGKVIVGPNAVLAFGREAYDNTDVNPRELLETLTYGGFQRLLASPLMLAVAWSELNKSYRKEKFAAASQKLVPEVRAEDLQKSYAGIRAQLVSEDGELVKDPLFVEREDAVHILNAVSPGLTSSLPFGDHIAERLAAKV from the coding sequence ATGATGCGTCACGACGTCGCCATCGTCGGCGGCGGCTGCGTCGGGTTGTCGGTCGCCAAACACCTCACCGAGCGCACCGACCTCGACGTCGCCGTCTTGGAGAAAGAACACCACCTCGCGTCCCACCAGAGCGGCCGGAACTCCGGCGTGCTCCACCCGGGGTTCAACTACCCGCCGGACTCGAAGAAGGCGCGGTTCGCCACCGAGGGCACCGCCCGGATGAAGGCGTACTGCGAGGAGCACGACGTTCCCTGCGAGGAACTCGGCGTCCTCGTCGTGGCAACGGACGACGAGGAGGAGGCGCGGCTCGACGATCTCGCCGAGCAGGCCGAGGCCAACGGCGTCGCCTACGAGCTGCTCGACTCCCGCAAGGCGATCCGTCAACACGAACCTCACGCGGAGGGGCAGGCCGCCCTCCACGCTCCGGAGGCCGCCTCCGTCGACGCCGAGCAATACGTCTACGCGCTCGCGAGAGAGGTTCGAGAGGCGGGTGTCACGGTGTACACGGGATACGAGGTCTCGCAGATCGAGGCGGCGGCCGAGGGGTACCGACTCGACACGAGCAACGGTCGGTTCGAGGTCTCGTATCTCGTCAACGCCGCGGGGCTCCACGCCGACACCTTGGCCCACCAGGTCGGCGTCGGCGAGGAGTATCAGGTGGTCCCGTTCCGGGGGGAGTACTACGAGGTGCGCCCCGAGCGCGCCGAACTCTGTGAAACGATGATCTATCCGACGCCGAATCCCGAACTGCCGTTCCTCGGCGTCCACTACACGCGCCGCACCGACGGGAAGGTCATCGTCGGCCCGAACGCCGTCCTCGCGTTCGGCCGCGAGGCGTACGACAACACGGACGTGAACCCACGAGAGCTGCTGGAGACGCTCACCTACGGCGGGTTCCAGCGGCTGCTCGCCTCGCCGCTGATGCTCGCAGTCGCGTGGTCGGAGCTGAACAAGTCCTACCGCAAGGAGAAGTTCGCGGCCGCCTCCCAGAAGCTGGTGCCCGAGGTGCGCGCCGAGGACCTCCAGAAGAGCTACGCGGGGATCCGCGCCCAACTCGTCAGCGAGGACGGCGAACTGGTCAAGGACCCGCTGTTCGTCGAGCGCGAGGACGCCGTTCACATCCTCAACGCCGTCTCCCCCGGGCTCACCTCCTCGCTGCCGTTCGGCGACCACATCGCGGAGCGGCTCGCGGCAAAGGTGTAA
- a CDS encoding fumarylacetoacetate hydrolase family protein, whose translation MKYLARTATGDPLLGDDEGYVPLGAVEPDLGSVREALPRAAAGTLGDVADATADPVPAADISFGAPLESFGKLWGIGLNYAEHAGDLDEQRPDEPASFMKPSSVLTGPSGPIRLPPESQSERVTAEAELAVVMGRTCRNVEEAAFEDVVAGFLPVIDMTAEDVLQRNPRFLTRSKSYDTFLVPGAALAVPEEPLDLDALSVQTEVNGEIEAENEIRNMLFPPSEIVSFHSDVMTLEPGDLFSTGTPGAAHIEPGDEVRAVVESIGTVEAPVTR comes from the coding sequence ATGAAGTACCTCGCACGCACGGCGACCGGCGACCCGCTGCTCGGCGACGACGAGGGGTACGTCCCCCTCGGCGCCGTCGAACCCGATCTGGGGAGCGTCCGGGAAGCACTCCCGCGCGCCGCCGCAGGCACGCTCGGCGATGTCGCCGACGCGACCGCCGACCCCGTCCCGGCGGCCGACATCTCGTTCGGCGCGCCGCTCGAATCGTTCGGGAAGCTCTGGGGAATCGGACTGAACTACGCGGAACACGCCGGAGACCTCGACGAGCAGCGCCCGGACGAGCCGGCGAGCTTCATGAAGCCGTCGTCGGTGCTGACGGGACCGAGCGGGCCGATCCGTCTGCCGCCGGAGTCACAGAGCGAGCGGGTGACCGCCGAGGCGGAGCTGGCCGTCGTGATGGGGCGCACGTGCCGGAACGTCGAAGAAGCCGCGTTCGAGGACGTGGTGGCCGGCTTCCTCCCCGTCATCGACATGACCGCCGAGGACGTTCTCCAGCGGAATCCCCGGTTCCTCACGCGGTCGAAGAGCTACGACACCTTCCTCGTACCCGGTGCCGCGCTCGCGGTCCCGGAGGAGCCGCTCGACCTCGACGCCCTCTCCGTGCAGACGGAGGTCAACGGCGAGATCGAGGCCGAAAACGAGATCCGGAACATGCTGTTTCCCCCGTCGGAGATCGTCTCGTTCCACTCCGACGTGATGACGCTGGAGCCCGGCGACCTGTTCAGCACGGGGACGCCCGGCGCCGCGCACATCGAGCCCGGCGACGAGGTGCGGGCGGTCGTCGAGTCGATCGGGACCGTCGAGGCGCCGGTCACGCGATAA
- a CDS encoding universal stress protein, translating to MYRVLLPVGGDVEHVLSAADAVISLPNATTEVEAEILNVYEGFEASGEGGRVDSEDVWNEENYPDSVGVVEDRLTEAGVSVSKRREHGDPAETIISVAEELDVDNITMSGRRRSPTGKMLFGSTTQSVLLAADRPVTVILDD from the coding sequence ATGTACCGCGTACTGCTCCCCGTCGGCGGGGACGTCGAGCACGTATTGTCCGCAGCCGACGCCGTAATATCGCTACCGAACGCCACGACCGAGGTCGAAGCAGAGATACTCAACGTCTACGAGGGGTTCGAGGCCAGCGGCGAGGGCGGTCGAGTCGACTCCGAGGACGTGTGGAACGAGGAGAACTACCCCGACAGCGTCGGCGTCGTCGAGGACCGGCTCACGGAGGCCGGCGTCTCCGTGTCTAAGCGGCGCGAGCACGGCGACCCGGCGGAAACGATCATCAGCGTCGCCGAGGAACTCGATGTCGACAACATCACCATGAGCGGGCGGCGACGGAGTCCAACCGGGAAGATGCTGTTCGGGAGCACGACCCAGTCGGTGTTGCTCGCGGCCGACCGGCCGGTGACGGTGATCCTCGACGATTAA
- the rdfA gene encoding rod-determining factor RdfA: MTDTDDGSGRRNKVARLVDEYDLSGVSDELEARWTATGDDHWSLRDLAATFNRELIEARLDEVDVRLSEREIDAVARSLTGDEVSAADRTQLHRRLERDGVDVDALDRDVVTYQAVRSYLRDHRGVEYERESGDRTTTATKAIQKLRGRLVSVTETKLEGLRNTANLTLGEFRVTIDVRVLCTECDSRYGVAELLSSGGCDCPETSDAKADSEPGE, translated from the coding sequence ATGACCGACACGGACGACGGGAGCGGTCGCCGAAACAAGGTGGCCCGCCTCGTCGACGAGTACGATCTAAGCGGCGTCAGCGACGAACTGGAGGCGCGGTGGACGGCGACCGGCGACGACCACTGGAGCCTGCGCGACCTCGCGGCGACATTCAACCGCGAGCTGATCGAGGCGCGGCTCGACGAGGTGGACGTGCGGCTGTCGGAACGAGAGATCGACGCAGTGGCGCGGTCGCTGACGGGCGACGAGGTGAGCGCGGCCGACCGGACGCAGCTCCATCGGCGGCTCGAACGCGACGGGGTCGACGTCGATGCGCTTGATCGCGACGTGGTCACCTACCAAGCCGTCCGCAGCTACCTCCGGGACCACCGCGGCGTCGAATACGAACGCGAGAGCGGCGATCGGACGACCACCGCCACCAAGGCGATCCAGAAGCTTCGCGGGCGGCTGGTCTCGGTGACCGAGACGAAACTGGAGGGACTCCGAAACACTGCGAACCTCACGCTCGGGGAGTTCCGCGTGACGATCGACGTACGGGTGCTCTGTACGGAGTGCGACTCGCGGTACGGCGTCGCAGAGCTGCTCTCGTCGGGCGGATGTGACTGCCCGGAGACGAGCGACGCGAAGGCGGATTCCGAGCCGGGAGAGTAA
- the guaA gene encoding glutamine-hydrolyzing GMP synthase, producing MVETEEFIAEAKAEIREAIGDANAVIALSGGVDSSVAATLAYEAVGDQLTPVYVDTGLMRKGETEEIRETFSFMESLRVIEAQERFFDRLAGVTDPEEKRHVIGEGFIDEFETVANDVGADYLVQGTIYPDRIESEGNIKSHHNVGGLPDIVDFEGIVEPVRDLYKDEVREVARALGLEEVISERMPFPGPGLAVRIVGEVTPEKAAVAREATHVVEEELEEYDPWQAFAAVLGKATGVKGDNRVHGWVVAVRSVESRDGMTARAQELDWSTLQRIQSRITGENENVARVVYDVTHKPPATIEYE from the coding sequence ATGGTCGAGACGGAGGAATTCATCGCGGAGGCGAAAGCGGAGATCCGGGAGGCGATCGGCGACGCGAACGCCGTGATCGCCTTATCCGGAGGCGTCGACTCCTCGGTGGCGGCGACGCTCGCGTACGAGGCGGTCGGCGATCAGCTCACCCCGGTGTACGTCGACACGGGGCTGATGCGGAAAGGCGAGACGGAAGAGATCCGCGAGACGTTCTCCTTCATGGAGTCGCTGCGGGTGATCGAGGCGCAGGAGCGCTTCTTCGACCGCCTCGCGGGCGTCACCGACCCCGAGGAGAAGCGCCACGTCATCGGCGAGGGGTTCATCGACGAGTTCGAGACGGTCGCCAACGACGTCGGCGCCGACTACCTCGTACAGGGGACGATCTACCCCGACCGCATCGAGTCGGAAGGGAACATCAAATCGCATCACAACGTCGGTGGCCTTCCCGATATCGTCGACTTCGAGGGGATCGTCGAACCCGTCCGGGACCTCTACAAGGACGAGGTCCGCGAGGTCGCCCGCGCGCTCGGCTTAGAGGAGGTCATCTCCGAGCGGATGCCGTTCCCCGGCCCCGGACTCGCCGTCCGGATCGTCGGCGAGGTCACCCCGGAGAAGGCCGCGGTCGCCCGCGAGGCGACCCACGTCGTCGAAGAGGAACTGGAAGAGTACGACCCGTGGCAGGCGTTCGCCGCCGTCCTCGGCAAAGCGACCGGCGTCAAGGGCGACAACCGCGTCCACGGTTGGGTCGTCGCCGTGCGCTCGGTCGAGAGCCGCGACGGGATGACCGCGCGTGCTCAGGAGCTCGACTGGAGCACGCTCCAGCGGATCCAGAGCCGGATCACCGGTGAGAACGAGAACGTGGCGCGCGTCGTCTACGACGTGACGCATAAACCGCCCGCGACGATCGAGTACGAGTGA
- a CDS encoding cupin domain-containing protein has product MKPVAFDDAETYEPEDGWRRVSMAGSDQFSFEWFEKPPGHSSPMHDHENEQVCLCLEGELTVATEDDSVTLQKNDSVLLESNETHRVENTGDELAVGLDVFAPGRSFDFWTDREE; this is encoded by the coding sequence ATGAAGCCGGTCGCGTTCGACGACGCCGAGACGTACGAGCCCGAGGACGGCTGGCGGCGCGTGTCGATGGCGGGCAGCGACCAGTTCTCCTTCGAGTGGTTCGAGAAGCCGCCGGGCCACAGCTCGCCGATGCACGACCACGAGAACGAGCAGGTGTGCCTCTGCTTAGAGGGCGAGCTCACGGTCGCCACCGAGGACGACTCGGTCACGCTCCAGAAGAACGATTCCGTCCTCTTAGAGTCCAACGAGACCCATAGAGTGGAAAACACCGGCGACGAGCTCGCGGTCGGGCTCGACGTGTTCGCGCCCGGGCGCTCGTTCGACTTCTGGACGGACCGCGAAGAGTGA